The proteins below are encoded in one region of Roseofilum capinflatum BLCC-M114:
- a CDS encoding glycosyltransferase family 4 protein: MKLAFVTHSDLYNSKSWPRGSVGNWGSNYWMAKMLEQQAESFLYIGALQQKHSIFAKLERRFYETIFSQQEYLYWAEPSVNQNYCQQIIRQLELWKPDIIFSPNLLILAYLKYNCPKVLWTDTTCGGIPEVYRNTCWRSKQYLKAIDFRALQNVDLAIFSSDWAAETAKKLYNVNANKLKVVTTGANMECDRTPEEIQHIIGGKSKATCHLLFIGVDWYRKGGNIALEVGRSLHQSGFPVQLTIVGTRPPTDQTIPDFVTAIDFIDKSTDKGREQLNSIFAQSHFLILPSRADVTPAVIREASSFGLPSLSTKVGGIPTLIREGKNGKTFALNAKIEEYHQYIQSTFYDWETYQDLATSSFQEYQDRLNWDKAGELAYKLMQDLIKKP; this comes from the coding sequence ATGAAACTCGCATTTGTAACCCATTCGGATCTATACAACTCCAAAAGTTGGCCCCGTGGCTCGGTTGGTAACTGGGGAAGCAACTACTGGATGGCGAAAATGTTGGAACAGCAGGCGGAGTCGTTTTTATATATTGGTGCGCTACAACAGAAGCATTCAATTTTTGCGAAGTTAGAACGGCGATTTTATGAAACCATATTTTCTCAACAAGAGTATCTCTATTGGGCGGAACCTTCGGTGAATCAAAACTATTGCCAGCAAATTATTCGTCAATTAGAATTATGGAAACCTGATATTATTTTTTCTCCCAATCTTCTTATTTTAGCTTACTTAAAGTATAACTGTCCCAAAGTCTTGTGGACAGACACCACTTGTGGGGGAATTCCAGAAGTCTATCGAAATACATGCTGGCGATCTAAGCAATATTTAAAAGCCATTGATTTCCGAGCATTACAGAATGTTGACCTGGCTATTTTTTCCTCGGATTGGGCAGCAGAAACAGCCAAAAAACTATATAATGTTAACGCCAACAAGCTAAAGGTGGTGACTACGGGGGCAAATATGGAGTGCGATCGCACCCCAGAAGAGATTCAGCATATCATTGGTGGGAAGTCGAAAGCCACGTGCCATCTGTTGTTTATCGGTGTAGACTGGTATCGCAAAGGGGGTAATATTGCCTTAGAAGTGGGGCGATCGCTACATCAATCTGGATTTCCGGTTCAGTTAACCATTGTTGGAACCCGTCCACCCACCGATCAAACGATACCGGATTTTGTCACCGCGATCGATTTTATTGATAAATCCACAGATAAGGGACGAGAACAACTCAACTCAATTTTTGCCCAGTCTCATTTTCTGATCTTACCCTCCAGAGCAGATGTAACACCAGCAGTCATCCGGGAAGCAAGCTCTTTCGGACTGCCGAGTTTATCGACGAAAGTGGGAGGTATTCCCACATTAATTCGGGAAGGTAAAAATGGTAAAACCTTTGCTCTCAATGCCAAAATTGAAGAGTATCACCAGTATATTCAATCCACATTCTATGATTGGGAAACTTATCAGGATTTAGCCACTTCTTCGTTCCAAGAATATCAAGATCGCCTCAATTGGGACAAGGCTGGAGAATTAGCTTATAAGCTGATGCAAGATCTAATCAAAAAACCTTAA
- a CDS encoding glycosyltransferase family 4 protein gives MKVLAWPAFKTRYLNPYNWLLYQPMAQQGVEVEEFSFKRLLSKRYDIFHLHWAAETIVRHPSSIMAWVRARMMLALIDWAKFRGTRIVWTFHDKIPHIVLHPKVAEWFQGQLLKRIDGYISMCQIGKELAQECYPSLRERPCGIIPHGHYRGEYADECDRATARNQLNIPQTSNVILFLGYIAPYKNIPLLIQTFRELNDPDAILLIVGRLDLPEMQGELEKSAHQDSRIRLLFGYVPNEELQFYYRAADLVVLPFAEILNSGSALLALSFDCPILVPNQGAMAELQTWVGYDWVKVYENELNANLLKESLEWIQKPRSQQAPLEQLDWKQLSFDTIKFYQSLCSKSI, from the coding sequence ATGAAAGTGCTTGCTTGGCCGGCGTTCAAAACTCGATATCTTAATCCTTATAATTGGTTATTATATCAACCCATGGCTCAACAAGGAGTCGAGGTGGAAGAGTTTTCATTTAAGCGGTTACTGAGCAAGCGCTATGATATTTTTCATCTCCATTGGGCTGCGGAAACGATTGTTCGCCATCCTAGTTCCATAATGGCATGGGTTCGCGCTCGGATGATGTTAGCCTTAATTGATTGGGCTAAATTTAGAGGAACTCGAATTGTTTGGACATTTCACGATAAAATTCCCCATATTGTGCTTCATCCCAAAGTAGCAGAATGGTTTCAAGGGCAACTGCTCAAGCGCATTGATGGCTATATCAGCATGTGTCAGATAGGCAAAGAGCTTGCCCAAGAATGCTATCCTAGCCTCAGAGAGCGTCCTTGTGGGATAATTCCCCATGGTCATTATCGGGGAGAATATGCCGATGAGTGCGATCGCGCCACTGCCCGAAATCAGCTCAATATTCCCCAAACCTCCAATGTTATCCTATTTCTCGGATACATTGCCCCCTATAAAAATATTCCCCTCCTAATTCAAACCTTTCGAGAATTAAACGATCCTGACGCTATTTTACTCATTGTTGGCCGTCTCGATCTTCCAGAAATGCAAGGGGAACTCGAAAAGTCTGCTCATCAAGATTCCCGAATTCGTCTGCTGTTCGGATATGTCCCTAATGAAGAGCTGCAATTTTATTATAGAGCCGCCGATTTAGTTGTCCTTCCATTTGCAGAAATCCTCAATTCTGGAAGCGCTTTATTAGCTTTATCCTTCGATTGTCCGATCCTGGTTCCGAATCAAGGAGCCATGGCTGAACTGCAAACCTGGGTTGGTTATGATTGGGTAAAAGTCTATGAAAATGAGTTAAATGCTAATCTGCTCAAAGAAAGTTTAGAATGGATACAAAAACCGCGATCGCAACAAGCTCCTTTAGAACAACTAGATTGGAAACAATTAAGTTTCGATACCATAAAATTTTATCAAAGTTTATGTTCTAAGTCAATTTAA
- the hpsE gene encoding hormogonium polysaccharide biosynthesis glycosyltransferase HpsE, which yields MSVQFTVAIPTYNGANRFPEVLDKLRQQTGVESLSWEIILVDNNSTDSTAQVFQEYQKTWDLNIPLRYEFEPEQGAAFARQRAVKKSESELIGFLDDDNLPSDNWVYSALKFAQEYPQAGAFGSQIHGQFESPPSEEVKPLLRFLAIVERGDQPLEYSPKNNLLPPSAGLVVRKQAWLTSVPENLILTGRVEGSWLTSEDLETLSYLRKNGWEIWYNPQMEIDHKIPDSRLQRSYLLSLLQGIGLSRYVTRTINFKPWQRPLIYPMYMVNDIRRMILLFLRYRTQVKSNLTAACRLEMLVNSLKSPFYLWKNKYLDKV from the coding sequence ATGTCTGTCCAATTTACAGTTGCAATTCCCACCTATAATGGCGCAAACCGATTTCCAGAAGTATTGGATAAGTTGCGCCAACAAACTGGGGTTGAGTCCCTGAGTTGGGAAATTATCCTAGTTGATAATAATAGTACAGACAGCACCGCTCAAGTGTTCCAAGAGTACCAAAAAACTTGGGATTTAAACATTCCTTTGCGATATGAGTTTGAACCCGAACAAGGCGCAGCGTTTGCTCGCCAGCGAGCGGTGAAAAAATCGGAGTCTGAGTTAATTGGCTTCTTAGATGATGATAATTTGCCGAGTGACAATTGGGTATATTCTGCCTTGAAGTTCGCACAAGAGTATCCCCAAGCGGGCGCATTTGGCAGTCAAATTCATGGACAATTTGAATCTCCCCCTTCAGAAGAGGTTAAACCCCTTCTCAGATTTTTGGCCATTGTCGAACGAGGAGATCAGCCCCTAGAATACAGTCCCAAAAATAATCTATTACCTCCTAGTGCGGGGTTAGTGGTTCGCAAACAAGCTTGGTTGACTAGCGTCCCAGAAAACCTGATTTTAACTGGAAGAGTAGAAGGAAGTTGGTTAACCTCTGAAGATTTAGAGACTTTATCTTACCTTCGCAAAAATGGCTGGGAAATTTGGTACAATCCCCAAATGGAAATCGATCATAAAATTCCAGATTCTCGTTTACAGCGCTCCTACTTACTCTCTCTACTTCAGGGAATTGGCTTGAGTCGCTATGTAACTCGAACCATTAATTTTAAGCCTTGGCAAAGACCATTAATTTATCCCATGTATATGGTCAATGATATCAGAAGAATGATTCTATTATTTTTGCGTTACCGAACTCAAGTTAAATCCAATTTGACTGCTGCTTGTCGATTGGAGATGCTGGTGAATAGCTTGAAAAGTCCATTCTATTTGTGGAAAAATAAATATCTAGATAAAGTATAA
- the clpB gene encoding ATP-dependent chaperone ClpB, which produces MQPTDSSKFTNKAWEAIVNSQDIARRGKHQQLEVEHVAIALLEQGGLAKTILEKAGIDPARLLQQLTQFDARQKTTYNVDQLYLGRSLDKLLDEAEIARQTWNDEYISVEHILLALAEDQRIGRELVRRFNRTRTQLEQTIKDIRGSQTVSDQAPENRYDALEKYGRDLTELARSGNLDPVIGRDEEIRRVIQVLSRRRKNNPVLIGEPGVGKTAIAEALAQRIVNNEVPESLKNRQLITLDMGSLIAGAKYRGEFEARLRAVLREVTHSEGQIVLFIDELHTVVGTGSGQSSAMDASNLLKPMLARGELRCIGASTLDEYRNYIEKDAALERRFQQVYVDQPGVEDTISILRGLKDRYEVHHSVKFTDSALVAAAKLSNRYITDRFLPDKAIDLIDEAAAKLRMNITSKPVELETIDRRIMQLEMEKISLDGEQLKEPQEKVRRIEQEITELKEKQKTFNDQWQMEKQLIDDIKILKELEEQLRVQIEQAERAYDLNRAAQLKYGKLEKTERERETKEGQLQALQETGSTLLREQVTEADIAEIVAKWTGIPVNSLLESERQKLLHLEDYLHERVVGQHEAVQAVAEAIRRARAGMKDPGRPIGSFLFMGPTGVGKTELARSLAASLFDSEEAMVRIDMSEYMEKHAVSRLVGAPPGYVGYEEGGQLSEQVRRRPYSVVLLDEVEKAHPDVFNILLQVLDDGRITDSQGRTIDFRNTVIVMTSNIGSEHILDVSGDDSQYEEMRKRVQKALRKQFRPEFLNRVDDIILFHALGKGELSNIVHIQLKRTEQLLAEQKITLKITPAAVDHLVEAGYDPVYGARPLKRAIQKQVENAIATQILDNTFLEGDTIIIDCQDGALTFSKPKDATVSPEPEPVASVSE; this is translated from the coding sequence ATGCAACCAACTGACTCATCTAAATTTACCAATAAAGCTTGGGAAGCCATTGTCAACTCTCAGGATATCGCTCGACGGGGGAAACATCAGCAGTTGGAAGTCGAGCATGTGGCGATCGCTCTTTTGGAGCAAGGAGGCCTGGCGAAAACTATCTTAGAAAAGGCGGGAATTGACCCAGCGCGGTTATTACAGCAATTGACCCAGTTTGATGCGCGGCAGAAAACCACCTACAATGTTGACCAACTCTATCTCGGTCGCAGTCTAGATAAGCTGCTCGATGAAGCTGAAATTGCTCGGCAAACCTGGAATGATGAATATATTTCCGTCGAGCATATTTTACTCGCTTTAGCCGAAGATCAACGGATTGGCCGGGAATTGGTGCGTCGGTTTAACCGCACCCGCACGCAACTGGAGCAAACGATCAAGGATATTCGCGGCAGTCAAACGGTCTCCGATCAAGCCCCAGAGAACCGCTACGACGCTTTGGAGAAGTATGGGCGAGATTTGACAGAATTGGCGCGATCGGGCAATCTAGACCCGGTTATCGGGCGGGATGAGGAGATTCGGCGGGTGATACAAGTCCTGTCGCGCCGACGGAAAAATAACCCGGTGCTTATTGGGGAACCGGGGGTGGGAAAAACGGCGATCGCCGAAGCCCTAGCACAGCGTATCGTTAATAATGAAGTGCCAGAGTCCCTGAAAAACCGGCAACTGATCACCCTGGATATGGGCAGTTTAATCGCTGGAGCCAAATATCGGGGAGAATTTGAAGCCAGACTGCGGGCAGTTTTGCGGGAAGTCACCCACTCCGAAGGGCAAATTGTCCTGTTTATCGACGAGCTGCATACGGTGGTGGGAACTGGTTCCGGACAGTCGAGCGCCATGGATGCCTCCAATTTACTCAAACCCATGTTAGCGCGGGGCGAATTGCGCTGTATTGGGGCAAGCACCCTGGATGAATACCGCAATTATATTGAAAAGGATGCGGCCCTGGAGCGGCGCTTTCAACAAGTATATGTCGATCAACCTGGTGTTGAGGATACCATTTCCATTCTGCGGGGATTAAAAGACCGCTACGAAGTCCACCATAGCGTCAAGTTTACGGACTCAGCCCTAGTTGCGGCGGCGAAGTTATCGAACCGGTATATTACTGATCGCTTCTTACCCGATAAGGCGATCGATCTGATTGATGAAGCGGCCGCTAAATTAAGAATGAATATTACCTCGAAACCGGTGGAATTGGAAACCATCGATCGCCGAATCATGCAGCTAGAGATGGAAAAAATCTCCCTAGATGGGGAACAGTTGAAGGAACCCCAAGAAAAAGTCAGACGCATCGAGCAAGAGATTACCGAACTCAAGGAAAAACAGAAGACATTCAACGATCAATGGCAAATGGAAAAGCAACTGATCGATGATATTAAGATCCTCAAAGAATTAGAAGAACAATTGCGCGTGCAAATCGAACAAGCCGAACGAGCCTATGATTTAAATCGGGCTGCCCAACTCAAATATGGCAAATTAGAGAAAACGGAACGGGAGCGAGAAACTAAAGAAGGGCAACTACAAGCCTTGCAAGAAACGGGATCGACTCTATTGCGCGAACAAGTCACAGAAGCAGATATTGCCGAAATTGTCGCCAAGTGGACGGGAATTCCGGTTAATAGTTTACTCGAATCTGAACGGCAAAAACTGCTACACCTCGAAGACTATTTACACGAGCGCGTCGTCGGTCAGCATGAGGCTGTACAGGCAGTTGCTGAAGCCATACGCCGCGCCAGAGCCGGAATGAAAGATCCCGGTCGTCCCATCGGTTCCTTCCTGTTCATGGGGCCGACAGGGGTGGGAAAAACGGAATTAGCGCGATCCTTGGCTGCCAGTTTATTCGACTCGGAAGAAGCCATGGTCAGAATTGATATGTCCGAGTATATGGAGAAACACGCCGTTTCCCGCTTAGTCGGTGCGCCTCCGGGATATGTGGGATACGAGGAAGGGGGACAACTGAGCGAGCAAGTCCGTCGTCGTCCCTATTCTGTGGTGCTGTTGGATGAGGTGGAAAAGGCGCATCCAGATGTATTTAATATTCTGCTGCAAGTCCTCGATGATGGTCGAATTACGGACTCCCAAGGACGGACAATTGATTTCCGCAATACGGTGATTGTGATGACCAGTAATATTGGATCGGAGCATATTTTAGATGTTTCTGGCGATGATAGCCAATATGAGGAGATGCGGAAACGGGTACAAAAGGCACTGCGGAAGCAGTTTCGACCGGAGTTTCTCAACCGCGTCGATGATATCATCCTCTTCCATGCCTTGGGTAAAGGGGAATTGAGCAATATTGTCCATATTCAACTCAAACGCACCGAGCAGTTGTTAGCGGAACAGAAGATTACGCTGAAGATTACCCCGGCGGCGGTTGACCATTTGGTGGAGGCGGGCTACGATCCGGTGTATGGGGCCCGTCCCTTGAAGCGGGCGATTCAAAAACAGGTTGAGAATGCGATCGCCACCCAAATTTTAGACAATACTTTCCTAGAAGGCGATACCATTATCATTGATTGCCAAGACGGTGCATTAACCTTCAGTAAACCCAAGGATGCCACTGTATCCCCAGAACCCGAACCGGTTGCATCTGTCTCCGAGTAA
- a CDS encoding type II toxin-antitoxin system Phd/YefM family antitoxin → MVFCYSVNHTQLRAIAMFNLSRTRSLNQVQEAVPALLDELKTDKTPIVITLDGKAAAVLQDVESYQNLLDRLELLEMIVGIRKSLEEFEQGKGISIDQAWEQFQQKHDLPS, encoded by the coding sequence TTGGTCTTTTGCTACAGTGTTAACCATACCCAACTTAGAGCGATCGCCATGTTTAATCTTTCTCGTACCCGTTCCCTAAATCAGGTTCAAGAAGCCGTTCCAGCCCTTCTTGATGAGTTAAAAACCGATAAAACACCGATTGTGATTACCCTGGATGGTAAAGCTGCGGCTGTACTGCAAGATGTTGAAAGCTATCAAAATCTGCTCGACAGACTAGAATTATTAGAAATGATTGTCGGGATTCGGAAAAGCTTAGAAGAATTTGAGCAAGGAAAAGGAATTTCGATCGATCAAGCATGGGAACAGTTTCAGCAAAAACATGACTTACCAAGTTGA
- a CDS encoding type II toxin-antitoxin system RelE/ParE family toxin, whose amino-acid sequence MTYQVEISPTANQDIENIFLWLQQNIPNQSYRWVRGCYEIMLTLENFPNRCPLAPESEYLDIEIRQLWYQKKYRILFSVTENEDRGTVQIHRVRHGSQKQIESLEEFFNDREEGNE is encoded by the coding sequence ATGACTTACCAAGTTGAAATATCTCCTACGGCAAACCAAGATATAGAAAATATCTTTCTTTGGCTCCAGCAAAATATCCCCAATCAATCTTATCGCTGGGTTCGGGGATGTTATGAAATCATGCTGACACTTGAGAACTTCCCTAATCGTTGTCCCCTGGCTCCAGAAAGCGAATATTTAGATATAGAAATACGTCAACTTTGGTATCAAAAAAAGTATCGTATTTTGTTTAGTGTGACCGAAAATGAAGATCGGGGAACGGTTCAAATCCATAGAGTCAGACACGGATCTCAAAAACAGATTGAATCTTTAGAGGAATTTTTCAATGATCGGGAAGAAGGAAATGAGTAA
- a CDS encoding element excision factor XisI family protein has product MTVYYGDRPSEPTPYRFVPWRGAGLGDGIADDLLRAGIPQNKIVLGFYLPHIRRYTEFAVN; this is encoded by the coding sequence ATGACAGTTTATTATGGCGATCGCCCATCTGAACCCACCCCATACCGCTTTGTACCCTGGCGGGGGGCGGGTTTAGGAGATGGGATCGCTGATGATTTACTCAGAGCAGGAATTCCCCAAAATAAAATTGTCCTCGGATTTTATCTTCCCCATATCCGACGTTATACCGAATTTGCGGTCAATTAA
- a CDS encoding sulfotransferase family protein — protein MSIQAQPPIFLVGCPRSGTTFLQSAIAAHPTIHSFPETQFFKHLTPHNPLKAQLGLVARSKIRPKLISFFQEINRPDLISTIPQIPYKPIYINYFINLLQSLTHEQGKDRFLEKTPEHLYYIPEIEPYVPGVKFIHLFRNGTDVVASLYEVTHRYPQRWWGVWTLDYCIDRWLEMVALSQTYLDQPHHCAVRYETLLQNFSECLQRICQFLNIEYSEAMIDNYHHSSKFLINTTSRQVENQIRDISTVSSKFESLFDESQREYIIERVSAVDLETIPFL, from the coding sequence ATGTCTATTCAGGCTCAACCTCCTATTTTTCTCGTGGGCTGTCCGCGATCCGGGACAACCTTTTTGCAAAGCGCGATCGCTGCTCATCCAACGATCCATTCCTTTCCCGAAACCCAGTTTTTCAAGCACTTAACTCCTCACAACCCCTTAAAAGCTCAATTAGGGTTAGTGGCTCGGAGTAAGATCCGACCGAAACTGATCTCTTTTTTCCAAGAAATCAATCGTCCTGACTTAATTTCTACCATTCCTCAGATCCCCTATAAACCTATTTATATCAATTATTTTATTAATCTCTTGCAATCCTTAACTCATGAGCAAGGCAAAGATCGCTTCTTAGAAAAAACCCCAGAACATCTCTATTACATTCCGGAAATCGAGCCGTATGTTCCAGGCGTGAAATTCATTCATCTCTTTCGTAATGGCACTGATGTAGTTGCCTCCTTGTATGAAGTCACCCATCGCTACCCGCAACGTTGGTGGGGAGTGTGGACTCTTGATTATTGTATCGATCGCTGGCTGGAAATGGTTGCCCTGAGTCAAACTTATCTAGACCAGCCTCATCACTGTGCCGTTCGCTATGAAACACTTTTGCAAAACTTTAGTGAATGCTTGCAGCGCATTTGCCAGTTTCTCAACATTGAATATAGTGAAGCAATGATCGACAACTATCATCACTCTTCAAAGTTCTTGATTAATACAACGAGTAGACAAGTAGAGAACCAGATTAGAGATATTAGTACAGTTAGCTCAAAATTTGAATCCTTGTTTGATGAGTCACAACGAGAGTATATTATCGAGAGAGTTTCTGCTGTTGATTTAGAGACGATTCCGTTTCTGTAA
- a CDS encoding acyl-CoA thioesterase, whose product MSDKPIPTSGIVPVSPPTADPGDRPWFEYPLCVYPHHTDYAGVVWHGTYIQWMEEARVEYFRSIGLNFAELVAIGCDLPVVDLSVRYHQPLQLGMRAILKTRLSEITGVRQIIQCQICSLDGQERYLTAQVTLVAIDRQRGKVLRKLPPMLTDALMKLS is encoded by the coding sequence GTGTCAGACAAACCGATCCCAACTTCTGGAATTGTACCGGTTTCCCCGCCAACGGCCGATCCTGGCGATCGCCCTTGGTTTGAATATCCCCTGTGTGTCTATCCCCACCATACGGACTATGCTGGTGTGGTTTGGCATGGAACTTATATCCAATGGATGGAGGAGGCGCGGGTAGAGTATTTCCGCTCCATTGGTCTCAATTTTGCGGAATTGGTGGCTATTGGATGCGATCTACCCGTGGTGGATCTGTCGGTGCGCTATCATCAACCGCTTCAGTTGGGGATGAGGGCGATCTTGAAAACTCGTTTGTCGGAAATTACGGGGGTTCGCCAGATCATACAATGTCAAATTTGTTCGTTAGATGGTCAGGAACGTTATCTAACGGCTCAGGTGACATTAGTGGCGATCGATCGCCAACGGGGTAAGGTGCTGAGAAAGTTGCCGCCGATGCTTACGGATGCTCTCATGAAGTTGTCTTAG
- a CDS encoding universal stress protein, whose protein sequence is MFKKILVAVAGRGLCEQMMNMLLEIPSIQREAQVTVLHIVPKKSSESAMASRLEEGGKILAEAVASLKLDEDRINPRLKQGDPKQTVLDVAEEENSDLIIMGSRALGRLQSILQQSVSQYVFQTTTRPMLLVKDDVYVQRINRVLVALDGSETAQESLRVALQLLQEVSGGSLTLLHVNPESKIPSPDQDPILVEAAQKAKAFGVNTELLHAVGNAGEKICQLAEEKNADLVVLGSPDRRPSIAKGLPDLDRLLGSSLSDYVRVQANCPVLLVRSSSN, encoded by the coding sequence ATGTTCAAGAAAATTTTAGTTGCCGTTGCCGGCCGAGGCCTATGCGAACAAATGATGAACATGCTCCTGGAGATTCCCTCAATTCAACGGGAAGCTCAGGTGACCGTTCTTCATATTGTTCCCAAAAAATCTAGCGAAAGTGCGATGGCCAGTCGGTTGGAAGAAGGGGGCAAAATCCTAGCTGAAGCCGTGGCCTCCCTCAAACTCGATGAAGACCGGATTAATCCCCGACTCAAGCAAGGAGACCCCAAGCAAACCGTTCTGGATGTGGCAGAAGAAGAAAACTCTGACCTGATTATCATGGGTTCTCGTGCCCTGGGTCGTCTGCAATCGATCCTGCAACAATCTGTGAGTCAATATGTTTTCCAGACCACAACCCGTCCCATGCTTTTGGTCAAAGATGATGTGTATGTCCAACGCATCAATCGGGTATTAGTCGCTCTCGATGGTTCAGAAACTGCCCAGGAGAGTCTCCGGGTTGCCCTGCAACTGTTGCAAGAGGTCTCTGGGGGTTCTCTAACCCTGCTTCATGTGAATCCAGAATCAAAAATTCCCAGTCCCGATCAAGACCCGATTTTAGTCGAAGCAGCCCAGAAAGCAAAAGCCTTTGGAGTCAATACGGAACTGCTCCATGCTGTGGGTAATGCCGGTGAAAAAATTTGCCAGCTTGCCGAAGAAAAAAATGCCGATTTAGTGGTGTTGGGTTCTCCAGACCGTCGGCCCTCAATTGCCAAAGGATTACCCGATCTCGACCGCCTATTGGGATCTTCTCTATCTGACTATGTGCGCGTTCAGGCCAACTGCCCGGTATTACTGGTCAGAAGTTCCAGTAACTAG
- the psbM gene encoding photosystem II reaction center protein PsbM, which yields MQVNDLGFVASILFVLVPAVFLLILYIQTASRENKGT from the coding sequence ATGCAAGTCAATGATTTAGGATTTGTGGCCAGCATCCTATTCGTTCTGGTTCCTGCTGTATTTTTGTTGATCCTCTATATTCAAACCGCTAGTCGTGAGAATAAAGGCACTTGA
- a CDS encoding 2Fe-2S iron-sulfur cluster-binding protein, which yields MANIKFVNENQEAIAADGANLRLQALEKGIDIYKLIGKMTNCGGVGQCGTCIVEIVEGMENLSPKTDFEQRKLKKKPETYRLACQTVVNGPVSVKTKP from the coding sequence ATGGCTAACATCAAATTTGTCAATGAGAATCAGGAGGCGATCGCCGCCGATGGAGCCAACTTGCGCTTACAAGCTCTGGAGAAAGGGATCGATATCTATAAGCTGATCGGTAAAATGACCAACTGTGGCGGAGTCGGTCAATGTGGGACTTGTATCGTCGAGATTGTCGAGGGAATGGAAAACCTTTCTCCTAAGACTGACTTTGAACAACGAAAGCTCAAGAAAAAGCCTGAAACTTACCGTTTAGCCTGTCAAACCGTGGTCAATGGCCCCGTCAGTGTGAAAACCAAGCCGTAA